The genomic stretch ACGACCGGCGAGATCGGCCTCAGGCGAAGCTCACCGCCACTAGTCACTAGTGAGGGCAAGCCTCGCCGGTCTAGATCTACCGAGGTTAGCCGACCCTCGCCCAGCAACGGCGAGGAGCCTTAGCATAGCTAGGCGAGGCTCGACTCGCCAGATCCGGTTTGGTGAGGTGAGCCTTGCCAACGACGCGAGGCTTGCCCTACCCGGTGGgcggcaaggtcgacctcgtcGGTCGTCGCCTCTAGCCGGCCAATCGACCgtagaaagaagaggaaataaaaaaataaaatattatgttgtcgatcggccaaaattagtcatatggactgaattgacacaattacaaaagatttaggattgaatcgataaaaaaaattaaaactgaattgacatatttATAATAGGCTTGAGAAATTTTtcgataactttttttttaaagatgcaCGCAAACTGTGCTCTTCGTATGCATTGAATAAGAACGTCCCCATAGGATGACGGACGACGCCCATGAAATTGCTGTTAAGTGGAAGATGCGATGATTTAAATACGAGATTAGCTGCATTATAATCGATGACTAAATCATTCGACAATCTCTAGAGAGAATGGAGTCGATGTGACTATGAGTGAGTGCGGAATACAAGCTAGTCTTgtcaaattattattattattattatgtgatGGTGGAGTTTGTGGTACCATATTCTTACGGATATTCTCTTTTTCGGCGTGACAAAAAGATGCGCTGTAGATTGGCCCATGATATGACCAAACATGATTTGTACTAAGTGCTGCAGAGATTGAGTCCGTCAGATTAACTCAGTCATATATATCAAGAATCTGCCGGGACCCATAGCGAATTTTGTTAAGACGAATCGCCATACTGGTTTTGCCCAACAATCATTACTTAGATTCTTATAATGCATAttttatttgtcacatgtgcatCAGTTTGCAGCGCCTTCCTCGTCATAAAAAATGGAAGAATCTTATAATACATACATCTAGTGAACGCGAACTCCTTCGGTTGCGAATTTGCCGGAGTAAGAGAAAAACTCGGCTGCACCAAGCACACGAACCATTGGATGAGATGAAAGCGTGCGCTGATACTACAATCCATGTGAGTTGAGCTTCCAATGCACTTAGTATTACCTCCTTTGACAAATTGCTTTAAACGGCTTTCAATGGTTTTAAATTCACACGTCatatgagaaaattatccaaaaatccTGAAtctattacttttttatttatttattaatgcaGTCCTAAAAcctttaattttgctaattggaccctaaactttttataatttgccaattgaattcatccggccaattttagtcaaaaatTACTGACATGACAATCCAATCAGCACTAATCATCTTACGTAACACGATTGGTGCCGACTTGACAATCCAAATGGCCGTGGCAAGGGTTGCGACCCTTCGCCCGTGGATAGCGAGAGATATCTTGTCGGCGAGGGTCGGCGGAAGTTGCTGGTCCTCAACCAGTGGCTGACAACCCCTACAAccctttgaattgaaaaaggttataaaaaaaaaaaacaaagagaaaaaaataaaataaagaaaagtgaaaacatttaaaaaatgttaaaaattatcaacattagCATCGGTCATGCCACATCGAACAGCTAACGTCCACGtaattcaaaattgatcggataaactcaattggcaaaacatgaaaaatttaggactcaattggtaaaattaacaagtttaggattgaaatgacagaagtacaataaatttaagaatttttggacaattttccctaggTCTCATCCATTGATCAGcatctcataatttttttatatgtgaAGAGACTTCATACAGGGATCTTTGACAAAATACACGACTGTGACTTGTTATGAACGATATAGGAATTGCGACGCGACAAAATACACATGGAGGTCGTGCTCGAGGGAACATATCAGTGTCCCCATTTCTAAAGCGTGCACAAAACATGAGTTGGCCCGTAGATCAATGTTTAGATAGGTATGGAAGTTGGCCTCCGAAAGATACCAGCTTGTCACTATTTACACCCTATTCACAGTATAGAAGAGTTAGTGGGAATAATGGCACTCGTTTGAGCTTCACTTGTATATCATGTTCCAATTTATCCCTTAACTCATCCCCCAAAAAACCTATAACGAAAGAGAAAACTAAAAGTCCtaagcaaaacaaagaaaaaaatatcgaACCAGAATAACTCTACTGAAAATTActcaaaaatttacaaaagaaCATATATATTATCTCCTACCTGTGAAAAAATGGGGAACCATCAGTTTCCGCTTCAGCTTCTCTCTCATCTTGCGTAACCCAACCCGACTTTGCACATCTCGTCCGCAGCGGGGGCCTCCCAGCTTACGGTTCGCCTCTTCATCTTTTCGAACTCACTCACACAATCCTTCACCTTCAACCTCCAAACTCCCTTCCTCTGTTTCGCCAGCGCCTTCCCTGCCACTCTATCGAATATCTTCTCCCACCCGGTCTCCCACTCCCCATGCGCGTCACAGAGCTCGAGCGTCCCGTTCTCCCACTGAGTCCAGCTCCACCCTTTATCAAGGACCGGCATCACCCGCCCCACACATGCACCACGACACACGGGCGTGCATGGCCTGCACTTGGCGCCACTCAACGGACCCTTGCTCAAGATGGTGGCCACCGGAACTCCATACCGGCTCGGGGGGAACGCGTATTGGCGGTCCGAGACAATGCAGAAGGGGAGGCGCTTGGTGAGGTGGGTGACGTTCTGGGTGTTTAGCTGGGCGCGGAAGGCGGTCTCTGAGTTAAGTTGGCGAAACCCGGCTTGGTCGAGTTGGGGGATGAGGGAGAGACGGGAGAGAGCGATAGTGGAGGTGGGAAGGTCGCCGATGCCGAGGCGGTCGTTGAGGCCGCCATAGGTGGAGCCTGGTGGGATCACGTAGTGGCCCGGGATGAAGTTGTCAGGGTCAAGTGGGGCATTCCAGAAGCCATCAACCCGAGTCCGGACAATCCAGTCGTAAGTGAAGTTGTGACGGGCTTGGTGGGACTTGATCATGGTGAGGCATCCTTCCACTAGGTTGAAGTACTGCAATAGACCCTGCAGAAAAACCACTTTGTAATGAACAACTGTTTGTAGGAAAATGAACAACTGTTAtacgttcaaaaaaaaaaaaaatgacctacTGTTTGTAGGAGTGGCAAGTACGAGGCACACAACATTCATGAAGGCACTCAAAATTCAGCGTggtgcaaaaaatgaaagatgcaGTGTTTTACTTTTTCCGATTTCATGTAGGGTGTTAAAGTCTGTATCACACAAGATATATTGATTTATCTTGTGTGATATGATTGCGATAAtatccaattccaattccaaaATATATGATATCTTGATGAGCACCATATTGATGCATTAAATTTAAATTCTCGATTACAAATAAGTGTCATTAACAAGTTCCAATTAGTTTCAAATACAGTCAATTATAAAATGGCCACCCCTGCATAGTAAAATTGTCCTGCAaacacatcatcatcatcatcaagaagCAAGGGGGATTATTTGGATTTAAATCACACCAGATTTAGTCAACTGAAATTGTCCCTTGCAAAGAGAATATATCCCCCAAATTTCCCATTCAAAGGTGAGTTAGAAAACTCAACATGGACTGTCTTATAGAAAATATTAGGAAATGTTTATAATCTTGAAACTCTAATCGTTCATCTAGGTCCCACCAATCGGTAGTACAAATCTATAAGGATAAGCAAATAAGTAAAAGATCAAGTTAAAACAGTCAAATAATATCTTAAACATCTGAGATCAGGAAACCACATCAGTAGAAAAATCTTGATTATTATCTACTAGGCCCCCATGACGCACAAAATTAAACTAAATACAAATAATACCTCACGAGTTAGATCTGACTTTTGGTGTTTGATTGTGGGTGCGGGAGCCGGGTGGGGGGTTGTTGGGATGGGGGGAGTAGTTTAGCCAATTGGATTGCATCTCATCTAATGACACAGATCTAATGCACTCAAATAATCCGGTTACATACGAGCTTTTCGATCTAATATGCTGCACCTTAATGTTCCCCTGAATATAGTAGATAGGAACCGATACAGGCCTTAAAGAATAATCATTGACATTCCTAGATTATTCGTAAGAGGCCTAATGGGTATTCCTGGTAGGTGGCAAGTGGGTGGTCATGTTGGTGGAAGGTTGGGCCCCACACTTTTTTCTTAATCCGACGATCGTGATGGTGGCTTTGCCAAATGCAATGAAGATCTTAGAAGGGGGGtctcaaaattaaaatatttccgatctttgacttttcttcatCCGGCACAACTCAATCAAGAACAGTTAATACAGAACCCCACAAAAAACAACAACTCCCTCATTAAAGAACCTTTCCTAAAGCCAAGAGCCCTAAACACAGAACCAGAAGAGAAGCACCGCAGAAGATGCGGGCTCTCATCAGTTGGAAGATGAACGAGTCTAGTCTTTCAGTTCCCATCTAATCTAAAAACCCAGTAACAACCTTGTCGCAGTTGCTTAACAACAAGTCAAATTGCAATTGGAGATGAACAGAAATGTCAAccggaagaaaaaatcaaagtatGCACTGTAACCCCCAAATATACGAGTTTAGCTGTTTCAATTCGTGCCAAATGATAATCTTTATCATTGGACTGATAATAAATATTGCCATGTAGAGCAAAAAGGCAAGATTAATAATGCATTGGAGGAATTACTGAGAACAGGATCTCTGTAAAATCTAAGTCGAAACGATACAAAGGGAGAAATCAAAACTGAACGTTGCAGCAGAACAAGAGCGACAATAATGAACAAAGCATCCTGATTAGTCGAACTTAATGCGCTGTAAACTATCATCGCAGACCCTACAAAGACATTGCTATAATTACTTTTGAGTCTGATTCCCAGCGTACCTGAATTCCGTTGGGCGAGTTACTGGCGGTGAGAACCCGGAGCTCCGGCGCCGATTCCGCCATCGGCTCCGGGCGAAAAATCCGGACCCCGGCGATCCGCGGCGCACTCTTCAGCAATAGGAACTTGAACGCGTTCTCATCGAACGGGCTGTGCAGGAAGAGATCGGAGTTGGGATAGACCTTGAGAATCCTCTCCACGATCGACGGCCCCGTGAGCTCGAACCTCCTGGCGCCGCCGACCAGGCACACCGCTATTCTCGACCGATCCAGCTCATCCTTCCACGGTCGGGGCGCCACGGCCGGCGCCGACGGGGCGGCGCTCAGGTTCGCGGCCGCGGGGACGGCGCCGCGGGGGAGGGTGCGGTTGAGGAGGATGCTGCGGAGCGGGGCGAGATTGGAGAAGGGATTGGCGGGGGAGGAGatggagaggaagaggaggagggacaAGGGAgggaggacgaggaggatgaAGCGCCAGTCGAGATCCGCTATCCATCGCGCGAATTGCATGGCGATCCCGAGCGGCCTCTTCAGCAGCATCTCTCCTCAGTCTCCATGAGAACTTTCCCTCGAGAGAGATTGTGCCAGCGCCGGTGATGAACGTTGAATAATCAAGTCCTGTTTCTGGAAAACACTTCTCGAAGACTGATGGACtataccttctctctctctctctcctcttgttttgggttggggaagaagatggcgaGATCTTTAGGCGTGAAGATGAGAAAAAGGTGGTTGCGGCCTCCGGACGGTAAATGTGAGACGTTGCAGGGGGCTTTTAGGGAATTTCAACTGGCTTCCACTGCTCTCGCATTCAAATCTCTTCGTCTTCTGGGGTCGGTTTGCTTTTGCGATTCTGTATGTACTCGCGACTTGGCGCGAGGCTACTGCGGACGGAGAGCTGACGTGGCCCCTGggtattatttctctctctctctctctctctctctctttttttgttgagAAATCAATGTTTTGTTCCAAGACGTTTTCAGATCAGTACTTCTCGATCGTTTGAATTTCAACGAGGGCCCCCTcactatttttaaattttccctccTGCACTAATTCATGAATAATTTTCAATCTCACAAAACTTTATCGCCCGATTATCCTTCGTCCATTCTCCTCCATATTCCTGAACTACAAGATTTGGACGGCGGGTGAGCTGTGCTCGGCACAGGCCTAAGCCTTCTGACGGAACACTATTCTGCCAATATGACCGACGGAGCAGCCGCTATTTCACTTGGTTGTGGAGCGAATAATGTGACAGGAGAGTAGGAAACACCAGCAACTGGAACTAGATGGGGTATGCCACCAAGCCATGGTGGGGTGCCCTCTCCCATCAATCCCACGATGGGAGACCATTCACTACGACTCGAGCGGTACCCAGAGAGAAGCCGCATTCAGCTGATACAGCCATCTCGACAATGCACGGCGGTACTCCTAAGAATGCATTTGATGCAtgggaagtaaaaaaaaaaaaaaacagacagaAAAATAAATGTCACAAGGAGAAGGCTATGATTTGCTGCTTTTTTCCCGCATTCTCTCGGAGATAGAATGTTCCCCGACACCTACTTccagggaaaagaaaattcgagGAACAGCCCAGCCCGTCTAGTTAATCCTGTAAAACCACCTTACTCATGACACATCCTCTACACATCACCTTTTACTCGCATTCGGGCCCTTCACCGCACTCCCCGGAAATGGATGGAGAATGTTCAATCTCTTCCATTGGAGGTGAGAAAGTCTCCTGCCCTCTTTTTGTGACCGTTATCACTTCGCTCTTATGAATGGTCCCGAGGTGTATGTACTGATTCCTGGCACTAATCTTAATACACAGGGTCATCTGGTAGAGCAGGTCGGCAAGAGAGCTGCATATTCTCCAGGAAACGGGAGAGAACTCAATTTGGTAAAAAGGTCAGTCCGATTCTATTGCAGACTATTAACACGGTCAAGACTGCGGTGACTAGTCTGAAAGGATATCTTCCAACTCAGGTTCGTCAGAAGTGACAACATCAGCATCGTAGTCCAACAGTGTCTCATTGAATTGACTGTTCTCTTGAAGGCCATCTCCATTGTCCTCATCATCTGGGTCAGACCATTCTGGATCTTCATTCGAGTTCTGATCATCGACTACAACGTCCTCATCTTTTGTGGGGGTGTCCTTGCCTTTCCCAATTTTTCTCGAGCTTGAATCTCTCTTTGCCTTAGACTCGGAGTCCTCACAGATGCAGGAGGATGGGTTCTCATGAAACTCGCCTCTACCGGGTCTCACTTCCATTGGCTCCCCCATGAAGCCTCTCTGATAACTACGGACTTTAGATGCAAATGCTTCCCAAGTCATGTTACTCTTGGCTGAGGATAAGCGATACAGTTTCTTAGCATTTGGACGAATAGTAGGTTTATGCCCAAAATACCTCCTGCAGTAACAACAGAAAGAGTCAGACCTTGGAGAGACCTAGTAGAAAGATGTGCACAAAGCATGCATCTTGACACAGCAAAACACAAATTACCGCATTCTGCATACCTTCGACCAGCTAATATCCTAGCCATATTTCCATTGTTGTTGGTGGCAAACACATCACTTTCATCACAAACAATGAAGTCAAGTGCAGCCATACgagaggaaaatgaagaaaatggttCCAATTCCTTTTTACTGGCTAAAGTTTCTTTGGTATAGAATTTGGGGAAGAGGGCCTTCAGAGGTGCAAGAGTCTCTTCCCCTCCATATATTTCACCAGATGCCACATAGATGTGCACATCGCTACCATATCCAAGGGCCCTCAACATCAGGCCAAGTTCCTCAGGAGTGAGTGGGCATTTCCCTTGTCTCCTTGCTTTATCAGGGTTAATAATCTGCAAATTAATTGACGTAATCTGCAAATTAGTTGACATGCCCGGGAGTTCACTAAAGTTTAATGTGATAAATATCAGACAagcatcatttatttttttatttttacaagttCCTCCCATCTTCTCTAACATATTGCAAACAAAGCATATAAAAAGAAATGCATGGATGTAGGAAACTTACATGTAAAGTCTTCCACCTTTTTCTAATTGCACCAAGTTCTTTGATTTCCTTCTCCCCTCCACCATAATAGCAGCCAGAGAATGCGAGCATATCAGGTTCAAACCTATGGGAAGAATCTCGTTGTGTCAAGCTATCATCCAAAATACATACGTATTGCCACAGCCAAAGCAATGTCATCCtttgaaaagcaaaagaatATTCAGATGCCAACACATAGACATGCCACACAAATCAAATTCAGGTGGCTGAAGTCCCAAAATGTTGCCTATGTTACGAGACTTAAAAATCATAACTGTCAAATTTTGATCATTTCCTGTAAAATATGATGAAGTGCTACAACAGACAGGTATAGATATTGTCGTTCAAtcctggaaaagaaaattctcacAAAGACAAGAGGTTGCCATATGACAACCCACTATGGGTATTCAGGCACTTAGAGATGAAGCGCAAGGTCAAGCAATGCAGTAGATATATTCATCTGTAGGCATTCCTAACAGCACACAATACTCATTGTACAATTCATATTTTAACACAAAACACAGAATTATGGTTGGAGATTCAAAGTTAGGGGAACAAAGACAAATAACCTAAGAAGTACACTTAAATTGTCATAACACTAGGCAGGTGCCGAGTAGCAGGAGAGGGAGGGACAAGAGGTTTCGGATGCAAAACTTGGACCTCACAAGATTTTACCAGTATACTGAACCTGAAGGTTAGCAGTATCAGGTTCCACCGATCTAACTGGTTAGGCTACTATCACCGGTCACTTTAATTAAAGACGCTCCAGAGTCAAATATGTAGTGTCTATGAAAAATGCGCCAATTTAACACAAGCCGGGTATGGCTGAGATGGCAAAATGTGCCCTTGTAGGAAAGTAAGGCCGAGGGTTCGGGCTCCATCAGTGCAGGCTGTTTTTATGTTTGAAAGAGTCACCTAAATAGTACACCAATAATTTTCGCTAgaaattgccaaaagaaaaacGCTGTGCCCCAATGGTCAAGCGTCAGGTGGGAGTTGGAAAGGGCTATGATTGAACCCCTTATCCAACCACCACCAAACAGTAGTTTTTTAAAGATGTCCCCAGTATGTCCCCAGATCCAGTTCAAACCAAAACCAGTTCATCGGTTGAATCGGGTCAAGTCCAATGCTTGACTCGTTCTTAGTCCAGACCGTATAGTGTGCTGAACCAGATTGGTGGCCTGACCAGTAACCGGCTGAACTGGTAGAGCTGGCCAGCTCGGTCTGGTTTTGGAAACACTGAATTCGAGTTTAAAGAGGATTAAACACAATCTGTTTACCTTAAATGCAGGGCAATGAAATTTTTGCTTCTCATTCTCATTCGCTGCACCAACTTATCGCCCATCTTGCGTATAGGATTGGTGAACTTTAAAGCGTGGTAGTTAACTCTACATCGTAGTTTCTGCAGTCCTGTATCCAACTTGTTCGAGAGTCTGTAATCAAACTTAGTGAGCTGCACAACCTGTTGTAAGAATGAATACCAAAAATGTGACAATCTGACAATAAAGAATGTGTGTCATTTAAATTAGAAGATCCAACAGATGAAGCATATTCATCCAACCCATCTCTATCCATTTTAATTTACCAAACAGGGGAAAAAGAAGTCAAGCCCATGAAGCTATCCACTTTGTGGCCATCAATCTAGATACCATTAAAACCAGATGTACGATAGTAATGAAATGTCTGAACAACTTGATGGCATAggtctcattttctttttattttccatcatATTCAGCAGAGATTAAATAGAGTGAAAACCCCACATCGGGTAAGATAgggagaaaatcaaataaatggaaaattgaGTTTGATTTCTATTACCATGTCATCAGGTGTTTGATGCTTCTTCCACAACCATGTCAGTTCTGTTGCATGCTTGAAAACTTTCATGATTCTGTCAAAATTATAAGTTCTCTAGAGATTCAAATCGAAATGCGATTCAATCCATGCTCCCTGGATACACACTTTATGAATTCAACTTACATACAACTAATGGGTCTCCAAAATAGTTTTCTTCTCACATTGCCATTAGACACTAAGAATTAATCTCTGCTGAATATGTGCATCAACTTTTTTGGAAAGTTGGAAATATCATGAGCTCTCTACCAAAAGCATCAATTGAGCGAACAGAACAAGGGAAAAGAATCTATAATTacaagtaaaaaagaaattgactgAACAAAAGGGACTGGAACAGAGAACTTACATGCCTTTTCAAAAGAACAGGCAGTACACGATTGTGATAGCATCTTTCACTACATTTCCTGGGGACACGCATGGAGCGGAAGCTCCAAGGTTTTCCTCCCTTCTTAGGAAGCTGCTTTATTATTTTCACATCATTTGCAAGAGATGAGATGAACCAATCAACATCAAATATCTCTGAGAAGTCACTGCACAGCGAGAAGATAAAAACTGGTCAGCTAAATGGAACAACAAAACCTGAAGAAAACTATTGTCCTTTCCAGATATCGCAGCTATCAACAAGAGCTTGCATATTTTGAATGGAGAAAGGGAGTGCATGCAATCAATCACACAAACCTGGCGTCCTTCCAGAATGATTTTTGGTCGAGTTTAGGAACAACAAGAGTGGCATTCAGAATACGAGCAGCAACAACTGCATCTGTAATCTGAAAAAGAACATATTAGGAGAATGTCCAACGTGTTTAACTGTCAAGGGATGACTAAAATCATCAGCAAAACAATGGGCAGCGTAAATTGtaacaaaagaaaacatggcAGCATAACTTAGAACACAATATCAACTTAGGTAGATATTTCCTATGTGACTTCTTCCAAAAGCTAAATGAAATATGGAGCAagtccaaggaaaaaaaatatgccTGGCAGCCATCCATCACAATTGAGTAGATGGAACAGAAATGAGTATCTCAAGCTACATCATATTCAGCCCTAGACCTCGCCCGTGAAGTAAATCATCGCACCTACGGTCCAACCAATTGGGAGAGAATCAATAGATTCCTTTTCGATGTTCCAAGATAAAGCACATCAATCCAAGTTCCCCTTGAACAACTTATCTAGTGCAAAGCCAACAATTTAGCAGGGATAAGGTAAAGTTCAGTGATTAGGGAACAGAAAATTAGAGTGAAGCACAAAATAGTTGTGCTCGAGTTAGAACTTACTCTTTCATTTAATGTGATGTCAATCAGCAAGGATTAAGAAGATGCATATCTATAGTTAAATTGAAAGACTATGCTTCTTCAGTGACGCAATAAAAACATTTAACAGTCAATACAATTCCCCTGAAAAGCAAATGACAACAGAATCATAGTTGACATCAATCGACAGCATCATTTACATCTGCCATCTGAAAGTGTCCAATTTTAATTCCAATCATTTGGACAAAAATCTTCTAAGCAAGTTCTTTGGTGAGTTTTGTGCAGTCATACAGACTAAACCCTCAAAGCAGAAGATGAATGGAACATTAAGTGTGTGGGCAAGCTTTGACTGTTATGAAAGGTACAAGATCAATAAACTTACTCCAGTCCTCTGTTGGTTCAAGCCTCCGCTAGTCGCAATCATCAAGTACCGGTTTGGCTGGGTAATAGCTGCGGCTCCTAGACAATAATGACCACATCTGATTCATTACATCATAAATGCCTATTTTACTGAATCATAGGAAATTAGGAAGAGGGATTTCATGACAAGGTATAAAAAGCCATAGCACATTTTAGGAACCTTCCAACTTGCCAACAAGAGTTAGGATCAACTGCAAAAGCACACGAGGCATGTCTATCCCAACTGCTGAACAAGGTTTCAAAGTTTGGAACCGAACAGGGGATCAAAATCTTAGAAACATTTCCCAGGTACATTCTAACTACTCAGATTGACGAGATTATTCAAACTAGTATTCGGAGGACACTAGATAAATTCATAGACGTTTTGCGAATGATGACTCACTGGCAAACTTGGTGCTCGCATTGCTGCATCCGCAATAGAACTCAGAATTCCGCGAACTCCAGATGTCCCGTTGTAGTTTGCCTCCACTCTTCTGGAGTGAAATGACAGGAAGCGAACGTTGAgcgaattcagaaagaaaaaagactaATCAAAGCGAAATGGAGTCAGTTCAATAGAGAAGCTAACGACCCACCACCGGCACACGAAACGACACAGTCGCAGCGGCCCCATTGTCGACTCCATCACTAATCTGCAATCGAACCACTCTCAAGTCAATTCGAtcggaaatcatccaaacaagcACATCTAATCGCTCACTGAAATGGAGGCAGACGGAGGGCGACACCCCGAACAACGCACGCACTCTACAGACGACGTCGAGGGAGCCACACGTTACCTTGGAACGGTGGTGATGGGAGCGACGGCGGTCCACCTCGATAGGAGGACGAGCGAAGAacgaaaggagagagaaaaggaggaggagagcgcAGGAGGAGGCGACTATCACCGGAGAAAGCCGCCGAAGCCGATGATACCAGTTGTGGCGCCGCCGCGGCAAAGCCATgcgcggcggtggcggtggcggtggcggtggcgaacCCCGTCCCgcactctctatctctctccagATGTCAATGCAACAGCCTCAGATTCACGCGAAGGGCGTCAAGCTCCAGAGCAGCGATGGGAGGGTGGGAGGGGAGCGAGGCCGATCTCCGGCGAGACGATCTCAAGACTGGCTTTCAGCTGACACTCGGCAACGCTCTCGGCAGGCGGAGAAGGCGGAGGTGGTGGTCGTGGCGATGGCGGAGGAGGGAGGTTCGGAAATCTCTGGTCTTTTTCTCCCTCCGCGAGCCTGTAAtgggatggaggaggaggaggaggagggtgatTAGACTTGATGCGAGGGGGTTAATGTGTTAATCCCCAACGAAAAGCTTCTCGGCTGCGCCAGTGTGGCAGGGTGTCACGACGATAGTTAAGCCGGTGCGTCCCGATGTTCTCAAGTTGGCTCGGTGAAGATCTGGCGTTCGAGATTTGAGATCCGCGTACGATTATCCATGAGACAATTTTCCCGAGACAATTTTttcctcgaaaaaaaaaataaattcccaAGTGTTCGTTTTGATTACCACCAAACCCATTGTTGGAAGCCGGTGGTGGTCACTTAATAGGAACAGAAACGTTGTATAGAACAGCTGTTTTCCGGGTCCCGGTTTTGTTTGAGCTTCAGATCAACTTTGAGAAGCACTTGCCCAATGTTCAATGGATTCATTCAATGAACAACCTACCTTTAACCGTTAGGGACGCTGAATGATTCATAACAAATCTCGCGTGACTACGAGCTGATTTCCGCTAATTTAAGGACCTGCATTGATACAGATTCGCGCACGCGCCGCCCATCCTAAGCAAAGTATACATGCAAAGTATACTGACCCGGAAAATGCCTCCCTTCAACGGCAACCGACGGAAAGGTGAAAAGAATTCACCACCATTGATGAAACCGCCGCCGCTCTTTTGTCAATCAACATTTCAGCCAAACGCCTCAAAAATCTCCAGGACTGCATGCCTTGAATTAGCGTTCCACATACAGCACAT from Rhodamnia argentea isolate NSW1041297 chromosome 2, ASM2092103v1, whole genome shotgun sequence encodes the following:
- the LOC115738566 gene encoding O-fucosyltransferase 16-like isoform X1; this encodes MASEALSRKVWSTGGLRRLEGGGVSVKNGDGHRFGTCNSIHSQANAGEERVRAAPSSSPRTSSLIQSGESAIAFGWTRHLRAGAGGSSAIGNDPWGRKNITDKEYMYRSYATLGADQCFGHRIVDALRLGERTRASNLLLYLGCGNQSLHILDYCARSSDASFAMETWKLINEKKISMDERCHVLTLQALCRGGCLAVGLNLLANLGESHHVTHLLDVYNYFLRACVDVRSELYADCLDLMEHRFVGKNEATYLELLEIAVWKQSLSAVRHIWMDYSKHYNLDLPSLRKFIWSFTRLRDLKSAYESLQLMVALATEGTLSNRYTEREIESAGRGSPPPPPPPPPRMALPRRRHNWYHRLRRLSPVIVASSCALLLLFSLLSFFARPPIEVDRRRSHHHRSKISDGVDNGAAATVSFRVPKSGGKLQRDIWSSRNSEFYCGCSNASTKFARAAAITQPNRYLMIATSGGLNQQRTGITDAVVAARILNATLVVPKLDQKSFWKDASDFSEIFDVDWFISSLANDVKIIKQLPKKGGKPWSFRSMRVPRKCSERCYHNRVLPVLLKRHVVQLTKFDYRLSNKLDTGLQKLRCRVNYHALKFTNPIRKMGDKLVQRMRMRSKNFIALHLRFEPDMLAFSGCYYGGGEKEIKELGAIRKRWKTLHIINPDKARRQGKCPLTPEELGLMLRALGYGSDVHIYVASGEIYGGEETLAPLKALFPKFYTKETLASKKELEPFSSFSSRMAALDFIVCDESDVFATNNNGNMARILAGRRRYFGHKPTIRPNAKKLYRLSSAKSNMTWEAFASKVRSYQRGFMGEPMEVRPGRGEFHENPSSCICEDSESKAKRDSSSRKIGKGKDTPTKDEDVVVDDQNSNEDPEWSDPDDEDNGDGLQENSQFNETLLDYDADVVTSDEPELEDILSD
- the LOC115738566 gene encoding O-fucosyltransferase 16-like isoform X3 — protein: MYRSYATLGADQCFGHRIVDALRLGERTRASNLLLYLGCGNQSLHILDYCARSSDASFAMETWKLINEKKISMDERCHVLTLQALCRGGCLAVGLNLLANLGESHHVTHLLDVYNYFLRACVDVRSELYADCLDLMEHRFVGKNEATYLELLEIAVWKQSLSAVRHIWMDYSKHYNLDLPSLRKFIWSFTRLRDLKSAYESLQLMVALATEGTLSNRYTEREIESAGRGSPPPPPPPPPRMALPRRRHNWYHRLRRLSPVIVASSCALLLLFSLLSFFARPPIEVDRRRSHHHRSKISDGVDNGAAATVSFRVPKSGGKLQRDIWSSRNSEFYCGCSNASTKFARAAAITQPNRYLMIATSGGLNQQRTGITDAVVAARILNATLVVPKLDQKSFWKDASDFSEIFDVDWFISSLANDVKIIKQLPKKGGKPWSFRSMRVPRKCSERCYHNRVLPVLLKRHVVQLTKFDYRLSNKLDTGLQKLRCRVNYHALKFTNPIRKMGDKLVQRMRMRSKNFIALHLRFEPDMLAFSGCYYGGGEKEIKELGAIRKRWKTLHIINPDKARRQGKCPLTPEELGLMLRALGYGSDVHIYVASGEIYGGEETLAPLKALFPKFYTKETLASKKELEPFSSFSSRMAALDFIVCDESDVFATNNNGNMARILAGRRRYFGHKPTIRPNAKKLYRLSSAKSNMTWEAFASKVRSYQRGFMGEPMEVRPGRGEFHENPSSCICEDSESKAKRDSSSRKIGKGKDTPTKDEDVVVDDQNSNEDPEWSDPDDEDNGDGLQENSQFNETLLDYDADVVTSDEPELEDILSD